The following proteins are co-located in the Vigna angularis cultivar LongXiaoDou No.4 chromosome 2, ASM1680809v1, whole genome shotgun sequence genome:
- the LOC108327116 gene encoding uncharacterized protein LOC108327116: MESTSSRVNVSNSRQSSKQLLFDRRYGWVIDEWKDPAEEALDGGRGMFCILPLAKALVQKASQSINFAVISVKKGSENPELFSPQMLQSGLDDGVKSFMTFFKNIGSKGFIFNKNSESHASNSSSLSHTESNG, encoded by the exons ATGGAATCCACAAGCTCAAGAGTCAATGTCTCAAATTCCAGACAATCTTCTAAGCAGCTTCTGTTTGACCGCCGCTATGGATGGGT AATCGATGAGTGGAAAGACCCAGCAGAGGAAGCACTTGATGGAGGCAGAGGAAT GTTTTGCATACTGCCACTTGCCAAAGCCTTGGTGCAGAAGGCCTCACAATCA ATAAATTTTGCAGTAATCTCGGTCAAAAAAGGTTCAGAAAACCCAGAACTGTTTTCCCCTCAGATGCTGCAGAGTGGTCTAGATGACGGTGTTAAGAGTTTTatgacatttttcaaaaacattgGGAGTAAAGGTTTCATCTTCAACAAGAATTCTGAGTCACATGCCTCCAATAGCTCTTCCCTCTCACATACAGAAAGCAATGGATGA
- the LOC108327741 gene encoding 60S ribosomal protein L13a-4, which translates to MVSGSGICAKRVVVDARHHMLGRLASIVAKELLNGQKVVVVRCEEICISGGLVRQKMKYMRFLRKRMNTKPSHGPIHFRAPAKIFWRTVRGMIPHKTKRGEAALDRLKVYEGIPPPYDKTKRMVVPDALKVLRLQKGHKYCLLGKLSSEVGWNYYDTIRELEKKRKERAQLSYERKKQLAKLRVKAEKVAEEKLGSQIEILAPVKY; encoded by the exons atggtttCAGGGTCAGGGATCTGCGCGAAGAGGGTGGTGGTGGACGCTCGCCACCACATGCTTGGAAGGTTGGCCTCGATCGTGGCCAAGGAACTTCTCAATGGGCAGAAGGTGGTGGTGGTCAGGTGCGAGGAGATTTGCATCTCCGGCGGGCTCGTGAGGCAGAAGATGAAGTACATGCGCTTTCTACGCAAGCGCATGAACACCAAACCCTCTCACGGCCCCATTCACTTCCGGGCTCCCGCTAAGATCTTCTGGCGCACCGTTCGCGG GATGATTCCTCATAAGACTAAGCGTGGGGAAGCTGCTCTTGATCGATTGAAGGTTTATGAGGGTATTCCTCCTCCATACGACAAGACTAAGAGGATGGTTGTCCCTGATGCTCTCAA GGTGTTGAGGCTTCAGAAGGGGCACAAATACTGTCTTCTAGGCAAATTGTCATCTGAGGTTGGATGGAACTATTATGATACCATCAGG GAACTggaaaagaagaggaaggagaGGGCACAGTTGTCTTATGAGAGGAAGAAGCAGCTTGCCAAATTGAGGGTGAAAGCTGAAAAGGTTGCAGAGGAGAAGCTCGGTTCCCAAATTGAAATCCTTGCTCCCGTTAAGTACTGA
- the LOC108328486 gene encoding cytochrome b5: MGGERMVYTLAQVSEHNNSKDCWLIIDGKVYNVTKFLDDHPGGDDVLLSSTGKDATDDFEDVGHSKSARAMLSDLYVGDIDPATMPAKVQQTPPKQLQNNQNNTSSSFITKMLQFLVPLIVLGLAVGIRFFNNKST, encoded by the exons ATGGGTGGGGAGCGCATGGTTTACACTTTGGCCCAAGTTTCTGAACACAACAACTCCAAAGATTGCTGGCTTATCATTGATGGAAAG GTTTATAATGTCACAAAGTTCTTAGATGACCATCCTGGTGGTGATGATGTCTTGTTGTCTTCCACAG GGAAAGATGCTACTGatgactttgaggatgttggTCACAGTAAGAGTGCTAGAGCTATGTTGAGTGATCTATATGTTGGAGACATTGATCCAGCAACCATGCCTGCCAAGGTTCAGCAAACTCCTCCAAAACAACTCCAAAATAATCAGAACAACACATCATCAAGTTTCATCACCAAGATGCTGCAGTTTCTAGTTCCTCTGATTGTCTTGGGTTTAGCAGTTGGTATTCGTTTCTTCAACAACAAATCAACATAG